The following are from one region of the Phycisphaerales bacterium genome:
- a CDS encoding tetratricopeptide repeat protein, which produces MCLKRVALFLFVSLLMAGSVLAQRAELELSQEGWQAAQASEPIDADEAYIREAWATLLEGRPGRAKKLLNEWLRENRGTGNQWIPLALLVRGDAKVALDDEYDALYDYEEIARNYAGSPEFVKAAEREMAIAIDYIEGKRRKFLGLRISGARRDGEELLVRIAERLPGSQLAERAMLELGAHYRRTGEFELAREVYGIFLEAFPTSTFYRAALLARIEATFAQYNGPQYDGSGLIETEELLDVYEAKYPGDLEVQAELDALRVRIDESQGQQLLQMAEVYLLRGEKASARYVLRRLLRDHPRTTAAQDALEVLRQRGWLREGDRP; this is translated from the coding sequence ATGTGCTTGAAGCGCGTGGCCCTTTTCTTGTTCGTTTCGCTCCTGATGGCCGGCAGCGTCCTGGCGCAGCGCGCCGAACTCGAGCTCTCCCAGGAGGGCTGGCAGGCCGCCCAGGCGAGCGAGCCGATCGACGCCGACGAGGCATACATCCGCGAGGCATGGGCGACCCTGCTCGAGGGGCGACCGGGCCGGGCCAAGAAGCTGCTCAACGAATGGCTGCGAGAAAATCGTGGGACGGGAAACCAGTGGATTCCACTGGCGTTGCTGGTCCGCGGCGACGCCAAGGTGGCCCTCGACGACGAGTACGATGCGCTTTATGACTACGAGGAGATCGCCCGCAACTATGCGGGCAGCCCCGAGTTCGTGAAGGCTGCCGAACGCGAGATGGCCATCGCGATCGACTACATCGAAGGTAAGCGGCGAAAGTTCCTGGGCCTGCGCATCAGTGGCGCTCGGCGCGACGGCGAGGAGTTGCTGGTGCGCATCGCCGAACGCCTGCCGGGCAGCCAGCTGGCCGAGCGGGCGATGCTCGAGCTGGGCGCCCACTACCGGCGCACCGGCGAGTTCGAGCTCGCTCGGGAGGTCTACGGCATCTTCCTGGAGGCGTTCCCGACCTCGACGTTCTATCGCGCCGCATTGCTGGCACGCATCGAAGCCACTTTTGCGCAGTACAACGGCCCGCAGTACGACGGCTCGGGGCTCATCGAGACCGAAGAGTTGCTGGACGTCTACGAGGCGAAGTATCCCGGCGACTTGGAAGTGCAGGCCGAACTCGATGCCCTGCGCGTGCGGATCGACGAGAGCCAGGGGCAGCAACTGTTGCAGATGGCCGAGGTATACCTGCTGCGAGGCGAGAAGGCGTCGGCCCGCTACGTGCTGCGGCGGCTCTTGCGTGACCATCCACGGACCACCGCTGCACAAGATGCGTTGGAAGTGCTTCGCCAGCGGGGATGGCTGCGAGAAGGAGACCGACCGTGA